ataataataataataatagtgtgtatatgataacaagaacctaaacaatttataaatacattaagacagtaaattaacattaaaaaatacataattaacaggaaataaaagggctgagttcttcttctaaaaactgttgaggtctaaggttttaaaaacattctggactcacacaccattccaactcattatagaaactttgcataatttattaccacccttgaaaaacgtCAGCTTCCTATTTTATAACACGACCCAATATAGAGCCCATGGATTCCCACGGACAACACGCTAgttggttttaatattttaacaTGACTGTGGTTGTAAAATATGAACTTGTCCTTGAATAGTTATTTCCACTGATGAAGTGCTGAGATGTTCCTCCTGCCCTGTAGTCGACTGCAGCTTCTTTAGTGCATAAATACTGTCTGAATAAccatttctgttttttctgcacATCATAACAAACTTGATTGTGAGGATGcatgatttatttttaattcttGATTATTTCACTATGATGCAGCCAATGAAGCCCCTGGCTGTGTGAGGGAGTACGGTGTGATAAAGCACCAGGCCTGGACTCCACCCTGCAGGCTCCACAGCCTCTTTCGTTGTCCTCGTGGATTAACTGCTGCCACAGTTCCATCGTCCTTGTACCTGTACAACAGTCACCTCAGTCTATCTCGACAATCCTCCCATGTCACATAACTGTTGTATAATTATTGAGCCTTTTAAACAGGTGAAAGGAGTATTTTGGCCTGATGGTTGCTCCTACAGGTCTGCTACAGGTTTGTATTACGTTCCAGCACTGTTGGTGGTTTTTAAAAGTCCTAAACCAGGCTGGAGGAAAAGCTTCTACACTGAGGAGTCCAGCAGCACCAGCAGTAGACACTAATTCTGGATAGTTGAAGGCAGCGCTGGGAATTAAGGCAGTTGTCACCTATTGGTGGAACAACAGCATTGCAGAGTTTGGCACAAAATCTCCGCTTGCCTGTAGAAATGCAGCCTGTTTAACTTTTCAGTAACATGAAATGGACACTAACGTGCTATTTAGGCGGAATGACCACAAGCGGAGGGCCTCTCCTTGGCCTCCACATAAGAACCTGGGCATCATTGGCATTAGGCCTCCCTGTGGCATTAGGAGGAATGGGCTCCATGCGAGTCAGTACCCGAGGCTGGTCCTGGTAGACTGGGCCTACCAGTTTGGCCCTGGAGCCCAGAGGCAGCAATGGATCCACCACAATATCCACCCTCATCCTCCACTTGATGGTATGTAACAGGATCTTCTGCCTGGACGTGGCATTGAGCGCCACCAGCCATGTGGTGAAGCTCTGATCTCTTTTGATGTTCGTCAGTAAGGGCGTGTTGGATTGGCTGACCGGCACTGCCCAGGTGACACTGGGGTAGAAGTTGTCATTCATGCTGATGATGAACCGAGATGGTTTGGAGGTGGGGCCGACGATGGTGACGGTCTCTGTTGTGTTTCCATACCACGGGTAGCTCACACCATCGGAGTCGCTGATGGCCCTCACAAGGCCTTCACGAAGCTGGGGCAGCTCCCAACTCGACCTGCAAGGAGACACAAACTGCATCACTCTGACTGTGGCTTTGTCTTATGACTGGAGATATTCTAGTGCAGCCTTTAAGTATGAAATGAATCATTTGACATGGAAGCACATTcctgaactgtccagcaggtgccagtgttcactAGATGGCAATAGAGCACATGATGTCTTCCATGTCATCTAAACTCTGGAACAATGTTCAAAACACAGGTGTTTCAAAAGGTTTTGTGATTCACAGCACTGACACAAAGTTTTGTTACCGTCCTCCTCAGTGGTTTTATATTGGCAACAACATGAACTTTAACTTTGACTGGTCAAACTTTTAGAATGACTGTTGGTAACAGATGGACCTGAGGTTGCTTTTAAACACTAAGATGAAGTTAGAGCTCACCTTTCTGTTGGTTACATGACCTTTCACCTTGGATGACCTTTAAAAGTCAAGGGTAAAGTCACAAATGTGGTAGAAGGATTGTTCGAGTGGTTTTATTATGGACAGAACCAATCAAATGTCAAAGCCACACAGAACCAGATATTATGGAATCACAGAA
The nucleotide sequence above comes from Thalassophryne amazonica chromosome 10, fThaAma1.1, whole genome shotgun sequence. Encoded proteins:
- the LOC117519543 gene encoding protein FAM78B-like, producing MGCIQSIACNKSRIKRESIVVYDLSATIDNYPTVIEENSPIVLRYKTPYFKASARIVMPPIPRRETWVVGWIQACTHMEFYNTYGDVGMSSWELPQLREGLVRAISDSDGVSYPWYGNTTETVTIVGPTSKPSRFIISMNDNFYPSVTWAVPVSQSNTPLLTNIKRDQSFTTWLVALNATSRQKILLHTIKWRMRVDIVVDPLLPLGSRAKLVGPVYQDQPRVLTRMEPIPPNATGRPNANDAQVLMWRPRRGPPLVVIPPK